A window of Streptomyces marispadix contains these coding sequences:
- a CDS encoding glycoside hydrolase family 75 protein, which produces MRKSLMTAVGGSAVLVAAALLIPTAGAAPGDTAAHDRTAHDRTGRAAAGEPKEGSVSAADLLAKVEDCKQISDGKYKPDEDGSPSVPVCDTESAVFWKADLDVDCDGQETEQCNKETDPAYQDDTAFHTSDGQPLDAAKTPYVVVPGKSDIWDYSDSGIQGGGIVAVIKDDKVLYAGVGDVGPQEAVGEASYAAADALGIDPDPATGGADSGVTYIAFKNSKTDAIEDHAKTVELGDKLAKEFVGGN; this is translated from the coding sequence ATGCGCAAGAGCCTCATGACCGCCGTCGGCGGATCCGCCGTCCTCGTCGCGGCAGCACTGCTGATACCCACGGCAGGCGCGGCACCCGGCGACACCGCCGCACACGACCGGACCGCTCACGACCGGACCGGACGGGCCGCCGCCGGCGAACCCAAGGAGGGTTCGGTCAGCGCCGCGGACCTGCTGGCCAAGGTCGAGGACTGCAAGCAGATCTCCGACGGCAAGTACAAGCCGGACGAGGACGGTTCGCCCTCGGTGCCGGTGTGCGACACCGAGAGCGCCGTGTTCTGGAAGGCGGACCTGGACGTCGACTGCGACGGCCAGGAGACCGAGCAGTGCAACAAGGAGACCGATCCGGCCTACCAGGACGACACCGCCTTCCACACCTCCGACGGTCAGCCGCTCGATGCCGCCAAGACGCCCTACGTCGTCGTGCCCGGCAAGAGCGACATCTGGGACTACAGCGACTCGGGAATCCAGGGCGGCGGCATCGTCGCCGTCATCAAGGACGACAAGGTCCTCTACGCCGGTGTCGGCGACGTCGGCCCGCAGGAGGCCGTCGGCGAAGCCTCCTACGCGGCCGCCGACGCGCTCGGCATCGACCCCGACCCGGCCACCGGCGGGGCGGACTCCGGCGTCACCTACATCGCGTTCAAGAACTCCAAGACGGACGCGATCGAGGACCACGCCAAGACGGTCGAGCTCGGCGACAAGCTGGCCAAGGAGTTCGTCGGAGGCAACTAG
- a CDS encoding SAM-dependent methyltransferase, whose translation MSTQGNTQGAVPHGGGEIDTSVPHSARIWNYWLGGKDNYAADRQAGDQYREAFPGIDELARASRYFLVRTIRYLAAEAGVRQFLDVGTGLPTVDNTHDVAQREAPDARIVYVDNDPLVLVHAHALLTSSPEGRTAYIEADLRDPEAVIAGARETLDLSRPVALILSGVLGHVGDHAEACGIVRALMSHLPSGSYLSHNDGVDDNPETNAAQDDYNDSGAVPYVLRSPEEIRAYYEGLELVPPGLVRINRWRPDVDADESADAAAFGGVGRKP comes from the coding sequence TTGAGCACTCAGGGAAACACTCAGGGAGCCGTCCCGCACGGCGGCGGTGAGATCGACACGAGCGTCCCGCACTCGGCACGCATCTGGAACTACTGGCTCGGCGGCAAGGACAACTACGCCGCCGACCGCCAGGCGGGCGACCAGTACCGGGAGGCGTTCCCCGGGATCGACGAACTCGCCCGCGCCTCCCGGTACTTCCTCGTGCGCACCATCCGCTATCTGGCGGCGGAGGCAGGCGTACGCCAGTTCCTCGACGTCGGTACGGGACTGCCCACGGTCGACAACACACACGACGTGGCACAGCGGGAGGCGCCTGACGCCCGCATCGTCTACGTCGACAACGATCCCCTCGTCCTCGTACACGCCCATGCGCTGCTCACCAGCTCGCCCGAGGGCAGGACGGCCTATATCGAGGCCGATCTGAGGGACCCGGAAGCGGTGATCGCCGGCGCGCGGGAGACCCTCGATCTGTCGCGGCCGGTCGCGCTCATCCTCAGCGGAGTGCTGGGGCACGTGGGGGACCACGCGGAGGCCTGCGGCATCGTCCGTGCCCTCATGTCGCACCTGCCGTCCGGGAGTTACCTCTCGCACAACGACGGCGTCGACGACAACCCGGAGACCAACGCGGCGCAGGACGACTACAACGACTCCGGGGCCGTGCCTTACGTGCTGCGTTCCCCGGAGGAGATCCGCGCGTACTACGAGGGGCTGGAACTCGTACCGCCGGGCCTGGTGCGCATCAACCGCTGGCGCCCGGACGTCGACGCGGACGAGTCCGCGGACGCGGCGGCCTTCGGAGGCGTCGGCCGCAAGCCGTGA
- a CDS encoding MFS transporter, whose translation MTDKTASSPGAAGPDPAASKHGAAGPRPEAPARLWVVVLAACAGQFLVVLDVSVVNVALPSMRADLGMDAAGLQWVLNGYTLAFAGLMLLGGRAADIYGRKRTFLVGLALFTAASVLGGLAQQPWQLLAARALQGTGAAVLAPATLTILTTAFPPGRARTRAIATWSAVGAGGGAVGGLVGGVLTDALSWRWVLLINVPVGGLVLLAAAVWVTERRDATAARRLDLPGALLVTLGLSALAWAIVRTEAVGWTAPSVLWPLAAGAVLLACFTAVEARTRAPLVPLRLFRRRAVSAANGTMFICGGALFCMWYFMSLYMQNVLHYTPLEAGLGFIPQSLSIVLGSKAAPRLMAAFGARAVALAGVVLAGAGCLWQSGMHAGGGFLDTVTGPGVLMALGGGMAGTPLASVAMSGVPHSDAGLVSGLFNTARTMGGSLGLAVFSTVAASRIGEGTDPETLAAGYGLAFRSAAGALALCALLALFALPRQGREGAGGEAEDATGASAHETPDAPERHEAPGTPNSRPRTAR comes from the coding sequence ATGACAGACAAGACCGCTTCCTCGCCCGGCGCCGCCGGACCGGACCCGGCCGCCAGCAAGCACGGCGCCGCCGGGCCACGCCCCGAAGCCCCCGCCCGGCTGTGGGTCGTCGTACTCGCCGCCTGCGCGGGGCAGTTCCTCGTAGTGCTCGACGTCTCCGTGGTCAATGTCGCGCTGCCGTCGATGCGCGCGGACCTCGGCATGGACGCCGCCGGGCTGCAATGGGTGCTCAACGGCTACACCCTCGCCTTCGCGGGCCTGATGCTGCTCGGCGGGCGGGCGGCCGACATCTACGGCCGGAAGCGGACCTTCCTGGTGGGGCTCGCCCTGTTCACGGCCGCCAGCGTGCTCGGCGGCCTCGCGCAGCAGCCGTGGCAACTCCTCGCGGCCCGCGCCCTCCAGGGCACCGGGGCCGCCGTGCTCGCGCCCGCGACCTTGACGATCCTCACCACGGCATTTCCGCCGGGCCGCGCCCGTACGCGTGCGATCGCGACCTGGAGCGCCGTCGGCGCGGGCGGCGGGGCAGTCGGCGGACTCGTCGGCGGTGTGCTCACCGACGCACTGTCGTGGCGCTGGGTGCTGCTGATCAACGTTCCCGTGGGCGGCCTCGTGCTGCTGGCCGCCGCGGTGTGGGTCACGGAGCGCAGGGACGCCACGGCCGCGCGCCGCCTCGATCTGCCGGGCGCACTGCTGGTCACCCTGGGGCTGAGCGCGCTGGCCTGGGCGATCGTACGCACGGAGGCGGTGGGCTGGACCGCGCCTTCGGTGCTGTGGCCGCTGGCGGCAGGGGCCGTGCTGCTCGCGTGCTTCACGGCCGTCGAGGCACGTACCCGTGCGCCGCTGGTGCCGCTGCGGCTCTTCCGCAGGCGAGCCGTCTCGGCCGCGAACGGGACGATGTTCATCTGCGGCGGCGCCCTGTTCTGCATGTGGTACTTCATGTCGCTCTACATGCAGAACGTGCTGCACTACACGCCGCTGGAGGCCGGACTCGGCTTCATACCGCAGTCGTTGAGCATCGTGCTGGGCTCCAAGGCCGCGCCCAGGCTGATGGCAGCGTTCGGTGCGCGTGCCGTAGCGCTGGCGGGCGTCGTGCTGGCGGGTGCCGGATGTCTGTGGCAGAGCGGCATGCACGCGGGCGGCGGCTTCCTCGACACGGTCACCGGGCCCGGCGTACTGATGGCCCTGGGCGGCGGCATGGCAGGCACGCCGCTGGCCTCGGTCGCGATGTCGGGGGTGCCGCACTCGGACGCCGGGCTGGTGTCCGGTCTGTTCAACACCGCGCGGACGATGGGTGGTTCACTCGGACTCGCGGTGTTCTCCACGGTCGCCGCGTCCCGTATCGGGGAGGGCACCGACCCGGAGACGCTGGCCGCGGGCTACGGGCTGGCCTTCCGCAGCGCAGCGGGCGCGCTGGCGCTGTGCGCGCTGCTCGCGCTGTTCGCCCTGCCACGGCAGGGACGCGAGGGCGCGGGAGGCGAGGCGGAGGACGCCACGGGGGCGTCCGCGCACGAGACGCCCGACGCCCCTGAGAGGCACGAGGCCCCTGGGACGCCGAACTCTCGCCCACGGACGGCACGTTGA
- a CDS encoding molybdopterin-dependent oxidoreductase — protein sequence MEVPGPPGDPAPPADGEGSPVGRRLVLGMLGLGAAGLVSAPYVQRGTESVLSAVSGKDPTGVTGLLPNGGGFRYYSVAASVPHRGAGDYSLTVDGLVEHPARHSLAELRAMPQQRMVRDVQCVTGWRVPSTPFEGVRLSHLLRLAGVRREATAVRFTCFDGIYTESLTLKQAMRDDVLVALRMQDKPVSHEHGGPVRLYVAPMYFYKSAKWLSGITLTREVEPGYWEKRGYAVDGWVGKSNGRDDAPTAA from the coding sequence GTGGAGGTCCCGGGTCCGCCCGGCGACCCCGCTCCGCCCGCCGACGGCGAGGGCTCTCCCGTAGGCCGCCGCCTGGTGCTCGGCATGCTCGGCCTGGGAGCGGCGGGACTGGTCTCCGCCCCGTATGTGCAGCGCGGTACGGAGAGCGTGCTGAGCGCCGTGTCCGGCAAGGACCCGACGGGCGTCACGGGACTGCTGCCCAACGGAGGCGGATTCCGCTACTACTCGGTGGCCGCCTCGGTGCCGCACCGCGGCGCGGGCGACTACTCACTCACCGTCGACGGCCTCGTCGAGCACCCCGCCCGCCACAGCCTCGCGGAGCTGCGTGCGATGCCGCAGCAGCGGATGGTGCGCGACGTGCAGTGCGTCACCGGCTGGCGCGTGCCGAGCACGCCCTTCGAAGGGGTACGCCTCTCGCACCTCCTCCGACTGGCCGGAGTACGGCGCGAGGCGACGGCCGTACGCTTCACCTGCTTCGACGGGATCTACACCGAGAGCCTGACGCTGAAGCAGGCCATGCGGGACGACGTGCTGGTCGCCCTGCGCATGCAGGACAAGCCCGTAAGCCATGAACACGGCGGCCCCGTGAGGCTTTACGTCGCACCCATGTACTTCTACAAGTCGGCCAAGTGGCTTTCGGGCATCACGCTCACCCGCGAAGTGGAGCCCGGCTACTGGGAGAAGCGGGGTTACGCGGTCGACGGATGGGTCGGCAAGTCGAACGGACGTGACGATGCTCCGACAGCCGCCTGA
- a CDS encoding Nif3-like dinuclear metal center hexameric protein, translating into MPALSEVIAALDALWPRERAEQWDAVGTVCGDVGDPGAEVDRVLFAVDPVQEIADEAVALGAQLLVTHHPLYLRGTTTVAADTFKGKVVHTLIRHGVALHVAHTNADTADPGVSDALAGALDLRVLRPLVPDATDPEGRRGLGRICEPPRPMRLSELTEWAAARLPVTAQGIRAAGDPDRTIRTVAVCGGSGDGLFDEVRASGADAYLTADLRHHPASEAREHSPLALLDAAHFATEWPWCEQAAAQLDEVSDRHGWGLRTHVSHTVTDPWTAHAASAHAAPPDPSAYADITSGAPN; encoded by the coding sequence GTGCCAGCACTCTCCGAAGTCATCGCCGCGCTCGACGCCCTGTGGCCCCGTGAACGGGCCGAGCAGTGGGACGCCGTGGGCACCGTCTGCGGTGACGTCGGCGATCCGGGCGCCGAGGTCGACCGGGTCCTCTTCGCCGTCGATCCCGTGCAGGAGATCGCCGACGAGGCCGTGGCGCTCGGCGCCCAACTCCTCGTCACCCACCACCCGCTGTATCTGCGGGGCACCACGACCGTCGCCGCCGACACCTTCAAGGGCAAGGTCGTCCATACGCTCATCAGGCACGGCGTCGCCCTGCACGTCGCCCACACCAACGCCGACACCGCCGACCCCGGCGTCTCCGACGCCCTCGCCGGCGCGCTCGACCTTCGCGTCCTGCGTCCACTCGTACCGGACGCCACCGACCCGGAGGGCCGCCGCGGCCTCGGCCGCATCTGCGAACCGCCCCGCCCCATGCGGCTGTCGGAGCTCACGGAGTGGGCCGCCGCCCGGCTGCCCGTCACCGCGCAGGGCATCCGCGCCGCGGGCGACCCGGACCGTACGATCCGCACCGTCGCCGTCTGCGGAGGCTCCGGAGACGGGCTCTTCGACGAGGTTCGCGCCTCGGGCGCCGACGCCTATCTCACGGCCGACCTCCGCCACCACCCCGCCTCCGAGGCACGCGAGCACTCGCCGCTCGCGCTGCTGGACGCCGCGCACTTCGCCACCGAGTGGCCGTGGTGCGAGCAGGCCGCCGCCCAGCTCGACGAGGTCTCCGACCGGCACGGCTGGGGCCTGCGCACCCATGTCTCGCACACGGTCACCGACCCCTGGACCGCACACGCGGCGTCCGCGCACGCCGCACCGCCCGACCCCAGCGCCTACGCCGACATCACCTCAGGAGCCCCCAACTGA
- a CDS encoding cytochrome b/b6 domain-containing protein translates to MTVCVATALCLYVPGLAQLAGRRALLVTLHEWSGLLLPAPLLLGLASRALRADLRRLDRFGPHDRRWLRRAWRARRPSPPLGEDWGRDAGKFNAGQKVFAAWIAGAVLVMAGTGLLMWFTGLAPLEWRTSATFVHDWLALAVGLVLVAHVWMAAAHPEARRAMRTGRADRDWSRREHALWEPEPVPEEPVEAGAEARTAGGADRLRSPRSPQSPESPSSTEHPGQSRAER, encoded by the coding sequence ATGACGGTGTGCGTGGCGACCGCGCTGTGCCTCTATGTGCCGGGCCTCGCCCAACTCGCCGGGCGCCGCGCACTGTTGGTGACCCTCCATGAGTGGTCGGGTCTGCTGCTGCCCGCGCCGCTGCTGCTCGGCCTGGCCTCACGTGCCCTCCGTGCCGATCTGCGCCGCCTGGACCGCTTCGGCCCCCACGACCGGCGCTGGCTGCGCCGCGCCTGGCGTGCCCGGCGCCCCAGTCCGCCGCTGGGCGAGGACTGGGGCCGTGACGCGGGGAAGTTCAACGCCGGGCAGAAGGTCTTCGCCGCCTGGATCGCGGGCGCCGTCCTGGTCATGGCGGGGACCGGGCTGCTGATGTGGTTCACGGGCCTCGCGCCGCTGGAGTGGCGTACGAGCGCGACATTCGTGCACGACTGGCTGGCGCTGGCCGTGGGGCTCGTACTCGTGGCGCACGTATGGATGGCTGCGGCACACCCCGAGGCGCGGCGTGCGATGCGTACGGGCCGGGCCGACCGCGACTGGTCGCGCCGCGAACACGCCCTGTGGGAGCCGGAGCCGGTGCCGGAGGAGCCGGTCGAGGCCGGTGCGGAGGCGCGGACCGCGGGCGGCGCGGACCGTCTGCGATCCCCGCGATCCCCGCAATCCCCGGAATCCCCGTCGTCCACCGAGCACCCGGGGCAGTCGCGCGCCGAACGCTGA
- a CDS encoding zinc ribbon domain-containing protein: MNAAPADQIRLLDVQALDTRLTQLAHKRKNLPEHEEIQSLEADLAQLRDLLVASRTEESDTEREQAKAESDVDQVRQRAARDQKRLDSGQVTNPKDLENLQSEIASLARRQGDLEDVVLEVMERHEAAAERAAELAQRVEAVQAKAEDAVARRDEALREIDEESGSVREERRTTAGSVPEDLLKLYEKIREQQGGVGAARLFRRRCEGCQLELNITELNEVREAPEDAVLRCENCRRVLVRTPESGL, translated from the coding sequence CTGAACGCCGCGCCCGCCGATCAGATCCGACTGCTGGACGTCCAGGCCCTGGACACGCGACTGACGCAGCTCGCACACAAGCGCAAGAACCTGCCCGAGCACGAGGAGATCCAGTCGCTGGAGGCGGACCTCGCCCAGCTCCGCGATCTGCTCGTCGCCTCCCGTACGGAGGAGAGCGACACCGAACGGGAGCAGGCCAAGGCCGAATCCGACGTCGACCAGGTGCGCCAGCGCGCCGCACGTGACCAGAAGCGCCTCGACTCGGGCCAGGTCACCAACCCGAAGGACCTGGAGAACCTCCAGAGCGAGATCGCCTCCCTCGCCAGGCGCCAGGGAGACCTCGAGGACGTGGTCCTGGAGGTCATGGAGCGCCACGAGGCCGCCGCCGAGCGCGCCGCGGAACTCGCGCAGCGCGTCGAGGCCGTACAGGCCAAGGCCGAGGACGCCGTCGCACGGCGCGACGAGGCGCTGCGGGAGATCGACGAGGAGTCGGGGTCGGTGCGCGAGGAGCGGCGGACCACGGCCGGTTCGGTGCCCGAGGACCTGCTGAAGCTCTACGAGAAGATCCGCGAGCAGCAGGGCGGCGTGGGCGCCGCCCGGCTGTTCCGACGCCGTTGTGAGGGCTGCCAGTTGGAGCTGAACATCACCGAGCTGAACGAGGTGCGCGAAGCGCCCGAGGACGCCGTGCTGCGGTGTGAGAACTGCCGCCGGGTCCTGGTCCGTACGCCCGAGTCCGGGCTCTGA
- a CDS encoding N-acetylmuramoyl-L-alanine amidase, whose protein sequence is MGMRLLVALGVLAPTCFAGWLVWQSADQSSGAGGSAPTLMPLPDNTPPGGVNASGGGGGAQAGTDGKPLAGKTVVIDPGHNPNNRDHAAAINRSVSIGTGRKACDTTGTATASGYSEAEFTLDLARRVRSGLLKKGAAVELTHNGRRPWGPCVDSRARAGNQADADAVVSLHADGAPAGSRGFHVILPESVNEGVADTRPIVGPSRGLGRELADAFRKFTGSKPASYAGDGEGTDTRGDLGGLNLSRVPKVFLECGNMRDPRDAADLTDRDWRARAARGVVEGVAGYLTQKR, encoded by the coding sequence ATGGGCATGCGCCTGCTGGTCGCGCTGGGAGTGCTGGCACCCACGTGCTTCGCGGGCTGGCTGGTGTGGCAGTCCGCGGACCAGTCGTCGGGCGCGGGCGGGTCGGCGCCGACGCTGATGCCCCTGCCCGACAACACCCCGCCGGGCGGCGTCAACGCGTCCGGCGGCGGAGGCGGGGCACAGGCCGGTACGGACGGGAAGCCGCTGGCGGGGAAGACCGTGGTGATCGACCCCGGCCACAACCCCAACAACCGCGACCACGCCGCGGCGATCAACCGCAGCGTCAGCATCGGCACCGGACGCAAGGCGTGCGACACGACGGGGACGGCCACCGCCTCCGGTTACTCCGAGGCGGAGTTCACCCTCGACTTGGCCCGCCGGGTGAGGTCGGGCCTGCTGAAGAAGGGCGCAGCGGTGGAGCTGACGCACAACGGGCGCCGCCCATGGGGCCCTTGTGTCGACTCACGTGCGCGGGCGGGCAATCAGGCCGACGCCGACGCCGTCGTATCGCTGCACGCCGACGGCGCACCGGCCGGAAGCCGCGGATTCCATGTGATCCTTCCGGAGTCCGTCAACGAGGGTGTGGCCGACACCCGTCCGATCGTCGGCCCGTCGCGCGGCCTCGGGCGTGAACTTGCCGACGCCTTCCGCAAGTTCACCGGTTCGAAGCCCGCTTCGTACGCGGGGGACGGCGAAGGCACGGACACCCGGGGGGACTTGGGCGGGCTCAACCTCAGCCGCGTTCCCAAGGTCTTCCTGGAGTGCGGCAACATGCGCGATCCGCGGGACGCCGCCGACCTCACCGACCGCGACTGGCGCGCCCGCGCGGCACGAGGGGTCGTGGAGGGCGTCGCGGGATATCTCACGCAGAAGCGCTGA
- a CDS encoding MaoC/PaaZ C-terminal domain-containing protein, whose amino-acid sequence MPIDVERALSAEPSSTRITWGHKDVQLYHLGIGAGVPATDPGELRYTLESRLHVLPSFATVAGGGMGVVGGLSAPGIDVDLTAVLHGAQSVETHRPVPSGGSATQTSSVAAVYDKGSAAVIVLRSEAADEDGPLWTSEAQLFVKGEGGFGGERGPSSRRGTPTRAPDFEVLRGVREDQALLYRLSGDWNPLHADPEFAALAGFDRPILHGLCSYGMVLKTVVDTVLGGDVTRVRSYGTRFAGVVFPGETLRVRMWREPGEADEGAGAADAGGGAGAERAGRVLLSVTAVERDDAPVLTDAVVAHR is encoded by the coding sequence ATGCCGATCGACGTCGAGCGGGCGCTGTCCGCCGAACCCAGCAGCACCCGAATCACCTGGGGACACAAGGACGTTCAGCTTTACCACCTCGGAATCGGCGCGGGCGTACCCGCGACAGATCCGGGCGAGCTGCGCTACACCCTGGAGAGCAGGCTGCACGTGCTCCCCAGCTTCGCGACGGTGGCGGGCGGCGGCATGGGCGTCGTGGGCGGTCTCTCCGCGCCGGGAATCGACGTCGACCTCACTGCCGTGCTGCACGGCGCTCAGAGCGTCGAGACGCACCGGCCCGTACCGTCCGGAGGCAGCGCCACCCAGACCTCGTCGGTCGCGGCCGTGTACGACAAGGGGAGCGCGGCCGTCATCGTGCTGCGTTCCGAAGCGGCCGACGAGGACGGCCCGTTGTGGACGTCGGAGGCGCAGCTCTTCGTGAAGGGCGAGGGCGGATTCGGGGGCGAGCGCGGCCCGTCGTCCCGGCGCGGAACGCCCACGCGGGCGCCGGACTTCGAAGTACTCCGCGGCGTACGCGAGGACCAGGCGCTGCTCTACCGCCTCTCCGGCGACTGGAACCCGCTGCACGCCGACCCCGAGTTCGCGGCCCTCGCGGGTTTCGACCGGCCGATCCTGCACGGTCTCTGCTCATACGGAATGGTGCTGAAGACCGTGGTCGACACCGTGCTCGGCGGCGATGTGACACGTGTGCGCAGCTACGGCACACGCTTCGCCGGTGTGGTCTTCCCCGGCGAGACGCTTCGCGTACGGATGTGGCGGGAACCGGGCGAAGCCGACGAAGGCGCGGGGGCCGCGGACGCGGGCGGCGGCGCCGGAGCGGAGCGTGCCGGGCGGGTGCTGCTGTCCGTCACAGCCGTCGAACGGGACGACGCACCGGTGCTGACCGACGCCGTCGTCGCACACCGCTGA
- a CDS encoding class I SAM-dependent methyltransferase, with translation MSPPPEQPQPSPATFAAFEAAKGFMPADEGLALYAAASQAAGLGLPVLEVGTYCGRSTLLLADAARAAGVTAVTVDHHRGSEEQQPGWEYHDPEVVDPHTGLMDTLPAFRRTLHAAGLEEHVVAVVGRSPRAAALWGRPLGLVFIDGGHTDEHATADYEGWVPHLTQGGLLVVHDVFPDPADGGQAPYRVYRRALDSGAFREISATRSLRVLLRTGTGL, from the coding sequence ATGAGCCCGCCCCCCGAGCAGCCGCAGCCCTCCCCCGCCACGTTCGCCGCGTTCGAGGCCGCGAAGGGCTTCATGCCCGCCGACGAGGGGCTGGCCCTCTACGCGGCGGCCTCGCAGGCCGCCGGTCTCGGCCTGCCGGTGCTCGAAGTGGGCACCTACTGCGGCCGGTCCACTCTTCTCCTCGCCGACGCCGCCCGCGCCGCGGGAGTCACCGCCGTCACCGTCGACCACCACCGCGGCAGCGAGGAGCAGCAGCCGGGCTGGGAGTACCACGATCCGGAGGTCGTCGATCCGCACACCGGCCTGATGGACACCCTCCCCGCCTTCCGCCGCACCTTGCACGCGGCCGGCCTGGAGGAGCACGTCGTCGCCGTCGTCGGGCGCTCGCCGCGTGCCGCCGCGCTGTGGGGCCGTCCCCTCGGGCTCGTCTTCATCGACGGCGGCCATACGGACGAGCACGCCACCGCCGACTACGAGGGCTGGGTGCCGCATCTCACGCAGGGCGGTCTGCTCGTCGTGCACGACGTCTTCCCGGACCCGGCCGACGGCGGTCAGGCGCCCTACCGCGTCTACCGGCGGGCGCTGGATTCCGGTGCGTTCAGGGAGATTTCGGCTACGAGGTCGCTGAGGGTTCTGCTACGTACGGGCACGGGGCTCTGA